From a region of the Suncus etruscus isolate mSunEtr1 chromosome 11, mSunEtr1.pri.cur, whole genome shotgun sequence genome:
- the LOC126023045 gene encoding olfactory receptor 6C2-like, with translation MRNYTAITRFILVGLTDDPILKTLLFIFLFLTYLLSIVGNLTIISLTLVDSHLKTPMYFFLRNFSILEVSFTTVCIPRYLYLMASGDNVVTYNACATQLFFVVILGATEFFLLAAMSYDRYVAICKPLHYTTIMNSEVCIKLLISCYVISLVIVIPPFGMGFELEFCDSNVIDHFGCDAAPILKITCSDTELLERFVLVLAVLTLLFTLTCVIMSYTYIIKTILRFPSAQQRKKAFSTCSSHVIVVSITYGSCIFIYVKPSAKEGVAINKVVSVLTTSVAPVMNPFIYTLRNKQVIQAFKDMLKRIASISKN, from the coding sequence ATGAGAAATTATACAGCAATAACAAGATTCATTCTTGTGGGACTAACAGATGACCCAATTCTAAAaactctgctttttatttttctgtttctgacaTATTTGCTGAGTATTGTTGGTAATCTAACCATCATCAGTCTTACTTTGGTGGATTCTCACCTTAAAACCCCCATGTATTTTTTCCTTCGAAATTTCTCCATCTTGGAAGTTTCATTTACAACTGTTTGCATTCCCAGATACCTCTACCTCATGGCATCTGGGGACAATGTAGTAACCTACAATGCATGTGCCActcagttattttttgttgttatcttAGGGGCAACAGAGTTTTTTCTCTTGGCAGCCATGTCCTATGACCGTTATGTAGCTATCTGCAAACCCCTGCATTATACAACCATCATGAACAGTGAAGTCTGCATCAAACTCCTTATCAGCTGCTATGTGATTTCTCTGGTCATTGTCATCCCACCTTTTGGCATGGGCTTTGAACTCGAGTTTTGTGACTCTAATGTCATAGATCACTTTGGCTGTGATGCTGCTCCTATCCTGAAGATCACCTGTTCTGATACGGAACTTTTAGAGCGATTTGTCTTGGTCTTGGCTGTATTAACCCTCCTGTTCACGTTGACCTGTGTAATTATGTCATACACATATATCATCAAGACTATTCTCAGATTTCCTTCCGCCCAGCAAAGAAAAAAGGCTTTTTCAACTTGTTCTTCCCATGTAATTGTGGTTTCTATTACTTATGGAAGCTGCATCTTCATCTACGTTAAGCCATCTGCCAAAGAAGGAGTAGCTATTAATAAGGTAGTGTCCGTGCTTACCACTTCAGTTGCCCCCGTAATGAATCCCTTCATATATACTCTGAGGAACAAGCAAGTAATACAAGCTTTCAAAGACATGCTTAAAAGGATTGCATCTAtctcaaagaactaa
- the LOC126022997 gene encoding olfactory receptor 6C2-like, whose product MKNYTVLTTYILVGLTDDPILQILLFIFLLVTYVLSVVGNLTIIALTFLDSHLKTPMYFFLRNFSILEFTFTTVCIPRYLYSLSTGDNTITYNPCATQLFFVVVLGVTEFFLLTTMSYDRYIAICKPLHYTTIMNSKICIRFLIGCYLIALLIVLPPYIMGFDLEFCDSNVIDHFGCDAAPILKITCSDTEFLELYVFILAILTLLFTLFCIITSYIYIIKTILRFPSAQQRKKAFSTCSSHMIVVSITYGCCIFIYIKPSAKEGVAINKVVSLLATSVTPVMNPFIYTLRNKQVVQAFKDLLKKIMSISKD is encoded by the coding sequence ATGAAAAATTACACAGTGTTAACAACATATATCCTGGTGGGACTGACAGATGACCCAATTCTACAAATtctgctttttatctttttacttgTCACCTATGTGCTGAGTGTGGTGGGGAACCTGACCATCATCGCCCTCACTTTTTTAGACTCCCACCTCAAAACTCCTATGTACTTCTTTCTTCGTAATTTTTCGATTCTAGAATTTACCTTTACCACTGTGTGTATTCCCAGATACCTGTATTCTCTTTCCACTGGCGACAATACAATAACCTATAATCCCTGTGccactcaattattttttgttgttgtcttgggAGTGACAGAGTTTTTTCTTCTGACAACCATGTCTTATGATCGCTATATAGCCATCTGCAAGCCCCTGCATTACACAACCATCATGAACAGCAAAATCTGCATCAGGTTCCTTATTGGTTGTTATTTGATAGCTCTTCTTATTGTCCTCCCACCATATATTATGGGCTTTGATCTAGAATTCTGTGATTCTAATGTCATTGATCACTTTGGCTGTGATGCTGCTCCTATCCTGAAGATCACCTGCTCTGACACAGAGTTTTTAGAACTATATGTCTTTATTCTGGCTATATTAACTCTTCTGTTCACTTTGTTCTGTATAATTACATCATACATATACATTATCAAGACCATTCTAAGATTCCCTTCTGCtcagcaaagaaaaaaagcattttcaACTTGCTCTTCCCATATGATTGTGGTGTCTATTACTTATGGGTGCTGCATTTTCATCTATATTAAACCATCTGCAAAAGAAGGGGTTGCTATAAATAAAGTAGTGTCACTACTCGCTACTTCGGTTACACCTGTAATGAATCCCTTCATATATACTCTGAGGAATAAGCAAGTGGTACAAGCATTTAAAGACttgcttaaaaaaataatgtccatCTCAAAGGACTAA